In the Persephonella hydrogeniphila genome, one interval contains:
- a CDS encoding glycosyltransferase family 2 protein, translated as MEKVDLSVVIPIYNEEENLPILYERLKKVLDQLGKTYEIILVNDGSTDRSWEIIKELSQKDPHVVGVNFRKNFGQTAAMSAGFETARGDIIITMDGDLQNDPEDIPKLLEVLDEGYDIVSGWRKNRKDAFISRTLPSRIANWLISKVTGVHLHDYGCSLKAYRAEVAKNLDFYGEMHRFLPALSKAIGAKVTEIPVKHHPRIYGKSKYGISRTFKVLLDLILVKFLLDYRTKPLRILGGSGAILFMFGTLILLYLIGVKIFGGEDIGNRPLLIFGTLFFLSGIQLISTGIVAELITRTYYESQGKRPYIIKEIIRDQKFEVVNRGLVEEKVH; from the coding sequence ATGGAAAAGGTAGATCTATCAGTAGTAATACCTATCTATAATGAGGAAGAGAATCTTCCTATCCTGTATGAGAGATTAAAAAAAGTTTTAGATCAATTAGGAAAAACTTACGAGATTATACTGGTAAATGACGGCTCTACAGATAGATCATGGGAGATAATAAAAGAACTTTCCCAGAAAGATCCCCATGTAGTCGGCGTTAATTTTAGGAAAAACTTTGGGCAGACGGCAGCGATGTCTGCAGGATTTGAGACAGCAAGGGGAGATATTATAATAACTATGGATGGAGACCTCCAGAATGATCCTGAAGATATACCCAAACTCCTTGAAGTTTTAGATGAAGGATACGACATAGTCAGTGGATGGAGAAAAAATAGAAAAGATGCATTTATAAGCAGAACATTACCCTCAAGGATAGCAAACTGGCTTATATCAAAAGTAACAGGCGTACATCTCCACGATTACGGATGTTCTCTTAAGGCTTACAGAGCAGAAGTCGCAAAAAATCTTGATTTTTACGGAGAGATGCACAGGTTTTTACCTGCTCTGTCAAAAGCTATAGGAGCAAAGGTAACAGAAATTCCTGTAAAACACCACCCGCGAATATATGGGAAATCAAAATACGGAATATCTAGGACTTTTAAAGTCCTACTGGATCTTATACTTGTGAAGTTTTTGCTTGATTACCGGACAAAACCTTTGAGAATCTTAGGAGGCTCAGGTGCTATTCTTTTTATGTTCGGGACATTAATTCTTCTATATCTTATAGGAGTAAAGATATTTGGTGGGGAAGATATAGGAAACAGACCATTACTTATTTTTGGAACGCTCTTTTTCCTTTCTGGAATCCAGCTAATATCAACAGGAATAGTAGCAGAGCTTATAACAAGAACTTACTATGAGTCTCAAGGAAAAAGACCTTACATCATAAAAGAGATTATAAGAGACCAGAAATTTGAAGTGGTAAACAGAGGTCTTGTTGAAGAAAAAGTTCATTAA
- a CDS encoding ParB/RepB/Spo0J family partition protein encodes MDTGIFDDIFETPKVKKIKEAVQTIKEVKPQEIEISKIKNPRFHDRSYVSPERIVSLAENIKEYGLAQPIVVRKLPDGSYERIIGYIRIKAFEYLKKDKIPAIVLDVDEETALALMISENAQREDLNDYDKLMSHLDYLSFILKKDRQEVIKLARKVFNYISGNIKELSSEERKEAQIIEKTLHRLSGTNLRTFIERLKMLNVVPQIKEAIRKYGWSYSLAIEVNKLREYPDKMDSLIKKIVNENLSKKEVERLVKEMLGEEAEKRVKNPFKEAFKDINRKVSSVYRKLPEPEKKKIEREIEKKLSEIYRLLEKYD; translated from the coding sequence ATGGATACAGGAATTTTTGATGATATTTTTGAAACACCAAAGGTGAAAAAAATAAAAGAAGCTGTCCAGACAATAAAAGAAGTTAAACCTCAGGAAATAGAAATATCAAAAATCAAAAATCCCAGATTTCATGATAGAAGCTATGTAAGTCCTGAAAGAATAGTGTCCCTCGCTGAGAACATAAAAGAGTATGGACTGGCTCAACCAATAGTAGTAAGAAAGCTACCTGATGGTAGTTATGAAAGGATAATAGGGTATATCAGGATAAAAGCTTTTGAGTATTTAAAAAAAGACAAAATCCCTGCAATAGTGTTGGATGTAGATGAAGAAACAGCCCTTGCTCTAATGATATCAGAAAATGCACAGAGAGAAGACCTTAACGATTATGACAAATTGATGTCCCACCTTGATTATTTGTCTTTTATTCTGAAAAAAGACAGACAGGAAGTGATAAAACTTGCAAGAAAAGTCTTTAATTATATATCCGGTAATATAAAAGAGTTGTCTTCAGAAGAAAGAAAAGAAGCACAGATCATAGAAAAAACGCTTCACAGATTATCAGGAACAAATCTCAGGACATTTATAGAAAGATTAAAAATGCTGAATGTAGTACCTCAAATAAAAGAAGCGATTAGAAAATACGGATGGTCTTACTCCCTTGCCATTGAGGTAAACAAACTCAGGGAATATCCAGATAAGATGGATAGTTTAATAAAGAAAATAGTTAATGAAAATTTAAGTAAAAAAGAAGTAGAAAGATTGGTAAAAGAAATGTTAGGAGAGGAAGCAGAGAAAAGGGTAAAAAACCCATTTAAAGAAGCATTTAAAGATATAAACAGGAAAGTATCCTCAGTATACAGAAAATTACCTGAACCAGAAAAGAAAAAAATAGAAAGAGAGATAGAGAAGAAGTTAAGTGAGATTTACAGGCTTTTAGAAAAGTATGACTGA
- a CDS encoding VOC family protein, which produces MEFNVHHIAISVSDINKAVEFYSYFGFREVVDFTAGDNSFRIKHLKSGDFIIELFWFRDRVKTEKKELWEDLKINGYRHIAFKVNDIHKALEKLKQDGIAEEDTEVSTGKTGILYFFVKDPDGNFVEIVQDNRNL; this is translated from the coding sequence GTGGAGTTTAATGTTCATCATATTGCCATATCTGTCTCTGATATAAATAAAGCTGTTGAGTTCTACAGCTATTTTGGATTTAGGGAAGTTGTAGATTTTACCGCTGGTGATAATTCTTTTAGAATAAAACATCTGAAATCTGGAGATTTCATAATTGAGCTCTTCTGGTTTAGAGATAGGGTAAAAACAGAAAAAAAGGAGTTATGGGAAGATCTGAAAATAAATGGATACAGACATATAGCCTTCAAGGTGAATGATATCCATAAAGCCCTTGAAAAACTCAAACAAGACGGTATAGCCGAAGAAGATACAGAGGTAAGCACAGGAAAAACAGGTATTTTATATTTCTTTGTAAAAGATCCTGACGGAAATTTTGTAGAGATTGTACAGGATAATAGAAATCTATAG
- a CDS encoding ParA family protein encodes MGKIIGVVNQKGGAGKSSITNALSHEFARRGYRVLVVDYDPQGTQTMLFGFNKLSQFIDTEHDITNIFNNEDINPINVKENLYLIPANQSLREEAESGRMGKELVLSNFLRGGFGKKGIAEEFDLIFIDSPADSGALTVGTIAASDYILIPTRLTFVDSTGLVGTLQTIIQAVITFRLELSILGFIPVAYKSRLKEHNDVLSSLKQTIPQILEKHSFIKKASDELFLEPIRDRIAWAEAAAKRVSIREYIEKEKRAQKDIIFSIENLTDEITRRVLLPAEINV; translated from the coding sequence ATGGGCAAAATTATAGGAGTCGTTAATCAAAAAGGTGGGGCAGGCAAAAGCAGTATCACAAATGCCCTTTCCCATGAATTTGCACGGAGAGGATACAGAGTCCTTGTTGTTGACTATGATCCTCAAGGAACACAAACTATGCTGTTTGGATTCAATAAACTATCTCAGTTCATAGACACAGAGCATGATATAACAAATATTTTTAACAATGAAGATATAAACCCGATAAATGTAAAAGAAAATCTGTATCTTATTCCAGCAAACCAGAGTCTGAGGGAAGAAGCAGAAAGCGGAAGAATGGGAAAAGAACTTGTTTTATCTAACTTTTTGAGAGGCGGATTCGGTAAGAAAGGTATAGCTGAGGAGTTTGATCTTATCTTTATTGACTCTCCTGCAGATTCAGGTGCCCTTACTGTCGGGACTATAGCGGCCAGTGATTATATACTCATTCCAACCAGACTTACATTTGTAGACTCTACAGGTCTTGTTGGAACATTACAGACAATTATTCAGGCGGTCATTACCTTTAGACTTGAGCTTTCTATTTTAGGGTTTATACCTGTAGCATATAAATCAAGGCTAAAAGAACATAACGATGTGCTTTCCTCCTTAAAGCAGACTATTCCTCAGATACTTGAAAAACATAGCTTTATAAAAAAAGCTTCCGATGAACTTTTTTTAGAACCAATAAGAGACAGAATAGCATGGGCTGAAGCTGCAGCAAAAAGAGTATCTATAAGGGAATACATAGAAAAAGAGAAAAGAGCTCAAAAAGATATTATCTTCTCCATAGAAAATCTTACAGATGAAATTACAAGAAGAGTATTACTACCTGCGGAAATAAATGTATAA
- a CDS encoding Ig domain-containing protein → MNKKGFTLIELAMVLVIVGLLLGLGLTAFSILVKRAKVKETKEKVNAAVEAVLGYTYSTSKLPDLTKFSSIVREKKDAYGKDLVYIYDSGLTDYCGRLNTHITVEICSDAACTSPTQTVENVAFIVLSGDGNFNNQTAGSEEVSTDKTIKVYEYGVNVDNYSGDFARVEAYDDIVKWVTIEELHEKEACKPLKIDNYQNLPDAVEDTPYSAKVSVSGGKPPYTFGTWNSGSCNTGSRWSGYGLSLQSDGYITGTVNFDNDSNAGSITDCSGEITVDNVCVKDSLGDEINTPSSITIKVKPQPVKILTEVLPTAYEGSDYNVTLYAMGGGDSYSWNLTNGTLPDGLSLNNSTGEISGTVGSDTGCSNSSPYNFTVSAQSCGMTAYKGFSLTVIDPDCSSTASGGSGGSCSSINLFNRTGSDIYYIKGQVLLGFCIGTSSCTLFSNNSSVAMSSGECVALYESRNWWGRCRNFIGIITYNDALSADADNDCTVKYNGGLSDE, encoded by the coding sequence ATGAATAAAAAAGGATTCACCCTGATAGAGCTTGCTATGGTTCTGGTTATAGTAGGACTTCTTTTAGGTCTTGGTCTTACGGCTTTTTCTATATTAGTAAAGAGAGCCAAAGTAAAAGAGACTAAAGAAAAAGTGAATGCTGCTGTGGAAGCAGTCCTTGGATATACATACTCAACCTCTAAACTTCCTGACCTGACAAAGTTTTCATCAATAGTAAGAGAAAAAAAAGACGCTTATGGAAAAGATCTTGTATACATATACGATTCTGGTCTCACAGACTACTGTGGAAGGCTAAATACTCATATAACTGTAGAAATATGTTCCGATGCAGCGTGTACATCTCCAACCCAAACTGTTGAAAATGTTGCTTTTATTGTTTTGAGTGGAGATGGAAATTTTAATAACCAGACTGCCGGTTCAGAAGAAGTGAGTACTGATAAAACTATAAAGGTTTACGAGTACGGTGTTAATGTTGATAATTACAGCGGAGATTTTGCAAGGGTAGAAGCATACGATGACATAGTAAAATGGGTTACAATAGAAGAACTTCACGAAAAAGAAGCCTGTAAACCACTAAAAATAGATAATTATCAAAATCTTCCTGATGCGGTGGAAGATACTCCCTATTCTGCAAAAGTAAGTGTTTCCGGGGGAAAACCTCCCTATACCTTCGGAACATGGAACAGTGGAAGTTGTAATACAGGGAGTAGATGGTCAGGGTACGGTTTATCCCTTCAATCTGACGGATATATAACAGGAACAGTTAATTTTGATAATGATTCTAATGCCGGCTCAATTACAGATTGCAGTGGTGAAATTACAGTAGACAATGTCTGCGTTAAGGACTCTTTAGGAGACGAAATAAACACCCCGAGCAGTATTACAATCAAAGTAAAACCGCAACCTGTTAAAATTCTTACAGAAGTTCTGCCTACAGCCTATGAAGGAAGTGATTACAATGTTACGCTGTATGCCATGGGAGGAGGAGATTCTTACTCCTGGAACCTAACAAATGGAACTCTTCCTGATGGTCTGTCTTTAAACAATTCAACAGGGGAAATCTCAGGAACAGTTGGCTCGGATACAGGATGCAGCAATTCGTCCCCTTATAATTTCACAGTGTCTGCACAATCCTGTGGAATGACAGCTTACAAAGGCTTCTCTTTGACTGTTATAGACCCGGATTGCTCATCTACAGCCTCTGGAGGCTCAGGGGGAAGCTGCTCCAGTATAAATCTTTTTAATAGAACTGGCTCTGATATTTACTATATCAAAGGTCAGGTTCTACTTGGCTTTTGTATCGGAACCTCCTCCTGTACTTTATTTTCCAATAATTCATCTGTGGCTATGTCAAGTGGTGAATGTGTAGCTCTGTATGAAAGTAGAAATTGGTGGGGAAGATGCAGAAATTTTATAGGAATTATTACTTATAATGATGCACTTAGTGCAGATGCAGATAACGATTGCACCGTGAAGTATAATGGAGGTCTATCTGATGAGTAG
- the gmhB gene encoding D-glycero-beta-D-manno-heptose 1,7-bisphosphate 7-phosphatase yields the protein MRNKAVFLDRDGVINEDYGFVHRIEDFFIYPEVFPALKKLQEAGFKLLIVTNQSGIAVGYYTEEDFKKVTDYMLSVFKKEGIKIDKVYYCPHHPEGVVPEYTIKCDCRKPESGMIRQGIKEFNIDPSKSFLIGDKENDIKAAHKEGIKAALVKTGQGLKYVDNTEADFVGENILDVVENFILKEKTAKL from the coding sequence TTGAGAAACAAAGCTGTTTTTTTAGATAGAGACGGGGTTATAAACGAAGATTATGGATTTGTTCACAGAATAGAGGATTTTTTCATATATCCTGAGGTGTTTCCTGCATTAAAAAAACTTCAGGAAGCAGGATTTAAACTCCTTATCGTGACAAATCAATCAGGTATAGCTGTTGGATACTATACAGAAGAAGATTTTAAAAAAGTCACAGATTATATGCTTTCGGTGTTTAAAAAAGAAGGTATAAAGATAGATAAGGTCTACTACTGTCCCCATCATCCTGAAGGTGTTGTGCCGGAATACACTATAAAATGTGATTGTAGAAAACCTGAAAGCGGAATGATAAGGCAGGGGATTAAAGAGTTTAATATAGATCCATCTAAATCTTTCCTGATAGGAGATAAAGAGAACGATATAAAAGCAGCACATAAGGAGGGTATAAAAGCTGCCCTTGTAAAGACAGGACAGGGATTGAAATATGTTGACAATACTGAAGCAGATTTCGTTGGGGAAAATATACTTGATGTTGTAGAAAACTTTATACTAAAAGAAAAAACAGCAAAACTATAG
- a CDS encoding YbhB/YbcL family Raf kinase inhibitor-like protein, producing the protein MITVQSPSIEEGGIIPVEYTCDGSDISPELRWSGFPPETRSFVVIMDDPDAPLGTFTHWVVYDIPAGISYLPENFPKVPEVEGIKQGINDFGKVGYGGPCPPLGKPHRYFFKVFALGEAVLGLPPGASRQEVEMIMTGKVLDEGYLMGIYGR; encoded by the coding sequence ATGATTACCGTTCAGAGCCCATCAATAGAAGAGGGAGGGATAATTCCTGTTGAGTATACCTGTGATGGCTCAGATATATCACCGGAACTAAGATGGAGTGGTTTTCCTCCTGAGACCAGAAGTTTTGTTGTCATCATGGATGATCCTGACGCTCCACTTGGAACTTTTACCCACTGGGTAGTATACGATATTCCGGCAGGAATTAGTTATTTACCTGAGAATTTTCCTAAAGTGCCGGAGGTGGAGGGAATAAAACAGGGAATAAATGACTTTGGAAAAGTAGGATACGGGGGACCCTGTCCCCCACTGGGAAAACCTCACAGATATTTTTTCAAAGTTTTTGCATTGGGAGAGGCTGTTTTAGGGCTTCCTCCGGGAGCTTCGAGACAGGAAGTTGAGATGATAATGACCGGAAAAGTTTTAGATGAAGGATATCTTATGGGAATTTACGGTAGATAG
- a CDS encoding TldD/PmbA family protein translates to MKNFIREISPYLLTKLMSEGGDYGEIFYEKHFSTFLNFEDNRIQKGSEGFDKGVGIRLIKNGKTYYGYTSDLSKNSLEEVVRSLVKIDGEGKTKVGLRYMTGYTKVILDPEDYFPERKKEILLKANDIVRSYDSRIKQAGITLKDSKREILIINTEGEIVEDTQIRVALYVEAIAEENGYMYRGYESAGGLSGYEFFERDDIDIIDYISSKAAHRAVLGLNAKHPPAGSMPVVISSEAGGTMIHEAVGHGLEADLAEKGLSVYAGKIGEKVASELITVIDDGTIPAKMGSYNFDDEGVPAQKTVLIENGYLKSFLYDRLTAMQTGKSSTGNGRRDTYRNIPIVRMRNTYIAPGKDNPHDFIKDIKKGLYVVKMGGGQVNTVNGDFMFEVIEGYMIEKGEITYPVKGASLLGNGPQAMRDVEAVGYDLGWAIGTCGKSGQAAPVGDGQPTIKIKSLVVGGTV, encoded by the coding sequence ATGAAAAATTTTATCAGAGAAATCTCACCTTATCTTTTGACAAAGCTTATGTCAGAGGGAGGAGATTACGGGGAAATATTTTATGAAAAACATTTCTCTACTTTTTTGAACTTTGAAGATAACAGAATTCAGAAAGGAAGCGAAGGCTTTGATAAAGGAGTAGGAATACGATTAATAAAAAATGGCAAAACATATTACGGATATACAAGCGATTTATCCAAAAACTCCCTTGAGGAAGTTGTCAGATCTCTCGTAAAAATAGATGGGGAAGGAAAAACAAAAGTTGGCCTAAGATATATGACCGGATACACAAAGGTAATACTGGATCCGGAAGATTATTTTCCAGAACGAAAAAAAGAGATACTTCTAAAAGCAAATGACATTGTAAGAAGCTACGATAGTAGAATTAAACAGGCAGGTATAACCTTAAAAGATTCAAAAAGAGAAATTCTAATAATAAACACAGAAGGGGAAATAGTAGAAGATACCCAGATAAGAGTTGCTCTATACGTAGAAGCTATCGCTGAAGAAAACGGTTATATGTATAGAGGTTACGAATCTGCAGGGGGGCTTTCCGGATACGAATTTTTTGAAAGAGATGATATAGATATTATCGATTATATTTCCTCAAAGGCTGCCCACAGGGCTGTTTTGGGATTGAATGCAAAACATCCTCCAGCAGGAAGTATGCCGGTAGTTATATCATCTGAAGCAGGAGGCACAATGATACATGAGGCTGTTGGGCACGGCCTTGAAGCTGATCTCGCAGAAAAGGGTCTATCGGTATATGCTGGCAAAATAGGAGAAAAAGTTGCTTCAGAGTTAATTACTGTTATAGATGATGGAACGATTCCCGCTAAAATGGGAAGTTATAATTTTGATGATGAAGGAGTTCCTGCACAAAAGACTGTGCTTATAGAAAACGGATACCTAAAAAGTTTCTTATACGACAGACTGACAGCAATGCAAACAGGAAAAAGTTCCACAGGGAACGGGAGAAGGGACACTTACAGAAATATACCTATAGTCCGTATGAGAAACACATACATAGCCCCCGGTAAAGACAATCCACATGATTTTATAAAAGACATCAAAAAAGGTCTTTATGTTGTAAAAATGGGAGGAGGTCAGGTAAATACTGTAAATGGTGATTTTATGTTTGAGGTTATTGAAGGATATATGATAGAAAAAGGAGAGATAACATATCCGGTAAAAGGTGCTTCTTTACTGGGAAATGGACCTCAAGCTATGAGAGATGTTGAGGCTGTCGGCTATGATCTTGGATGGGCTATTGGAACTTGTGGAAAAAGTGGACAGGCAGCTCCGGTAGGAGACGGACAACCTACGATAAAAATAAAATCTCTTGTTGTAGGAGGAACAGTTTGA
- a CDS encoding tetratricopeptide repeat protein: MSLLMDTLKKMKREKKGKPVPPGLKTTEDNRKIRYIILGFITVLLSLSVILLYIFQDVFLYQENNLLTTSISRPNTEFTVQQKDNPTSTDKIPVEKKEKEKVVQEKKITNRAKIEKDLSPVKEHKETSEDKIKEKSENKKVDNSYLYSTYLSLANRYLEKEQYKKSLEYYKKAFNVMPSENLLKNIIILQIYTGEEDKAIKNLNKIQDDKILSDILLSLLEKGNIEVVRSFLEKNIKNRKSGDLYYVAGILQEKEGKLKDAFYYYKKAFNLKPSDPYIGYAYARLSEILGKHSLAVRIYRYLIQLPYTDNRLREIISERIRVLGGSDE; the protein is encoded by the coding sequence ATGAGTCTTTTGATGGACACGCTTAAAAAAATGAAAAGGGAGAAAAAAGGAAAACCTGTTCCTCCCGGTCTGAAAACTACAGAAGACAACAGAAAAATCAGATATATAATACTGGGTTTCATCACTGTTTTACTCTCCCTTTCTGTTATTTTGCTGTATATATTTCAGGATGTTTTTCTGTATCAAGAGAATAATCTACTAACCACTTCTATCTCCCGTCCAAATACTGAATTTACTGTTCAACAAAAAGATAATCCTACTTCTACTGATAAGATACCTGTAGAAAAAAAAGAGAAAGAAAAAGTAGTTCAGGAAAAAAAGATAACCAACAGAGCAAAAATAGAAAAAGATTTATCTCCTGTAAAAGAACACAAAGAAACTTCTGAAGATAAAATTAAGGAAAAATCAGAAAACAAAAAAGTAGATAACTCATATCTGTACTCAACATACTTATCACTTGCCAACAGATATCTTGAAAAAGAACAGTACAAAAAAAGTCTTGAATACTACAAAAAAGCTTTCAATGTAATGCCTTCGGAAAATCTATTAAAAAATATAATCATACTGCAGATATATACAGGTGAAGAGGATAAAGCTATAAAAAATTTAAACAAAATTCAGGATGACAAGATCCTGTCTGATATACTTTTATCCCTTTTAGAAAAAGGAAATATAGAAGTTGTACGCTCATTTTTAGAAAAAAACATAAAAAACAGAAAATCTGGAGATCTATACTATGTAGCAGGAATCCTTCAAGAAAAAGAAGGTAAGCTCAAAGATGCATTCTACTACTATAAAAAAGCATTTAATCTAAAGCCTTCCGATCCCTATATCGGATACGCCTATGCTAGATTGTCAGAGATTTTAGGAAAACATTCTCTTGCAGTCAGGATTTACAGATATCTAATACAGCTTCCCTATACCGATAATAGACTTAGAGAAATTATTTCTGAACGAATTAGAGTTCTCGGAGGAAGTGATGAATAA
- a CDS encoding lysylphosphatidylglycerol synthase transmembrane domain-containing protein → MKKKFIKLFELFISIAVSVGFIYLFYVIIGFDKFVSFFSQLSIINIFLAFVLYTGSYITRALRWKIVLSIKEFKKLFKITAFNTVFNIFLPFRTGELSFFYMLKKENIPFSESAISFFSVRIFDAISLFAVFGFSFFLFYSKPFFAILTLTLMPFSFLVLRYIVSFLKHEKIKEFQNTKLTLKNISVLYVLSVFTFFLKFTAFYLILPKGVDLSFIQAFFASAAGDLTTILPVHGIAGIGTYEGGYAGILILFGVDKEKALLASVFVHLFMLLGAAIIAGFSYLFLRK, encoded by the coding sequence TTGAAGAAAAAGTTCATTAAACTGTTTGAGTTATTTATATCTATAGCTGTCTCTGTAGGTTTCATTTACCTGTTTTATGTAATTATAGGTTTTGATAAGTTTGTCAGTTTTTTTTCTCAGTTAAGTATTATTAATATATTTCTGGCATTTGTTCTTTATACAGGCTCTTATATAACAAGAGCTTTAAGGTGGAAAATTGTTCTGTCTATTAAAGAGTTTAAAAAACTTTTTAAAATCACCGCCTTTAATACTGTATTCAATATATTCCTCCCTTTTAGAACCGGAGAACTTTCTTTTTTTTACATGCTGAAAAAAGAAAACATCCCTTTTTCTGAGTCAGCCATAAGCTTTTTTTCAGTAAGGATATTTGATGCTATATCCCTTTTTGCTGTTTTTGGATTTTCATTCTTCCTTTTCTACAGTAAACCTTTTTTCGCGATATTAACTCTAACACTAATGCCTTTTTCTTTTTTGGTACTGAGATATATAGTCTCATTTCTAAAGCACGAAAAGATAAAAGAGTTTCAGAATACAAAGCTAACTCTCAAAAATATATCTGTTCTTTACGTACTATCTGTTTTTACTTTTTTCTTGAAGTTTACCGCTTTTTACCTCATTCTTCCTAAAGGAGTTGATTTATCTTTTATACAGGCCTTTTTTGCTTCAGCGGCAGGAGACCTGACAACAATACTTCCTGTTCACGGAATTGCCGGAATAGGCACATATGAAGGAGGATATGCAGGTATTTTAATCCTTTTTGGAGTGGATAAAGAAAAAGCTCTCCTTGCCTCTGTATTTGTTCATCTTTTTATGCTTCTTGGAGCTGCTATTATTGCTGGTTTTTCATATCTTTTTTTAAGAAAGTAG
- a CDS encoding TrmH family RNA methyltransferase, translated as MFITEKRAQKIRNILKKRQKDLQIFSDNVTNQHNFSAILRTSDAVGVLYLYYRYLGEGELINEEITMGSHKWVIHQEVKDINSFFKEKKKEGFQIVATYLSEDSVHFREIDYTKPTLIVVGNEIQGVSKEVLEYADNKIIIPMYGMAQSLNVSVATGVILYEAQRQREEKGMYDKPSLSEEEIENILHKWSTEELIKYKMQESAIRHIKKINN; from the coding sequence ATGTTTATCACAGAAAAAAGAGCACAGAAAATAAGGAATATCCTGAAAAAAAGACAGAAAGATCTACAGATTTTTTCAGATAACGTAACAAACCAGCATAATTTTTCGGCTATTTTAAGAACATCTGATGCTGTGGGAGTTTTATATCTGTATTATAGATACTTAGGAGAGGGTGAACTTATTAATGAAGAGATCACCATGGGTTCACATAAATGGGTTATACATCAGGAAGTAAAAGATATTAATAGTTTTTTCAAAGAAAAGAAGAAAGAAGGTTTTCAGATAGTAGCTACTTATCTTTCTGAGGATAGTGTTCATTTTAGAGAGATAGACTATACAAAACCAACTCTAATAGTTGTGGGAAATGAGATACAGGGTGTAAGTAAGGAAGTTCTGGAATATGCTGACAACAAAATTATAATTCCGATGTACGGTATGGCTCAGAGTCTAAATGTTTCAGTGGCAACAGGAGTTATACTATACGAAGCCCAGAGACAAAGAGAAGAAAAAGGAATGTATGATAAACCATCTCTATCTGAAGAAGAAATAGAAAACATTCTGCATAAATGGTCAACAGAAGAGCTAATTAAATACAAAATGCAGGAAAGCGCCATAAGGCATATCAAAAAAATTAATAATTGA
- a CDS encoding c-type cytochrome: protein MSRVAIVFFLLVFNAFAQEYGYQIYRQYCASCHAEKLETGSDQSTIKAPPIDALTRQIKYFYRTKDKFTEYLVDYISDPSPEKSVCKPCIERWGVMPPVKDLTEEEKQSVALWMYKNFR from the coding sequence ATGAGTAGAGTTGCGATAGTTTTTTTCCTTTTAGTTTTTAATGCTTTTGCTCAGGAATATGGCTATCAGATATACAGACAATACTGTGCATCCTGCCATGCAGAAAAATTAGAAACAGGATCTGATCAGAGCACTATAAAAGCACCCCCTATAGATGCTCTAACAAGACAGATTAAGTATTTTTACAGAACAAAAGATAAATTTACAGAATATTTAGTTGATTATATATCAGATCCGTCTCCTGAAAAATCAGTGTGTAAACCCTGCATTGAAAGATGGGGAGTAATGCCCCCTGTAAAAGATTTAACGGAAGAAGAAAAACAGTCTGTCGCTCTCTGGATGTATAAAAATTTTAGATAA